In Candidatus Hadarchaeales archaeon, one DNA window encodes the following:
- a CDS encoding acetate uptake transporter: MSEKESLLADPAALGLVAFGATTILLNLHNLGLITATLTFAYGFFFGGMAQVIAGIIDFKRGNLFGGTAFTSYGLFWIGLSLFKLFEWEGLVAGDPNEIAAWMAIWGIFTLYMTVGSFKVGGRALQTVFITLTILFFLLSGAFATGEDLLLKIAGAEGVFCGFSALYTSAGVILNSIYGRRVLPL, translated from the coding sequence ATGAGCGAAAAGGAATCTCTCCTAGCCGATCCGGCAGCCCTCGGTCTTGTAGCTTTTGGAGCCACTACTATCCTTCTCAACCTCCACAACTTGGGCCTGATAACTGCCACCCTCACCTTTGCTTATGGGTTTTTCTTCGGGGGAATGGCTCAAGTCATAGCAGGAATTATAGACTTCAAAAGAGGCAATCTTTTCGGTGGAACGGCTTTTACTTCCTATGGCCTTTTCTGGATAGGACTCTCCCTTTTCAAACTCTTCGAGTGGGAGGGCCTAGTAGCAGGGGATCCCAACGAAATTGCAGCTTGGATGGCCATTTGGGGGATCTTTACTCTCTATATGACGGTGGGGTCCTTTAAGGTAGGGGGAAGGGCCCTTCAAACGGTCTTCATTACGCTCACCATCCTTTTCTTCCTCCTTTCCGGCGCTTTTGCTACGGGTGAAGACCTCCTTCTAAAGATAGCGGGGGCCGAAGGCGTATTCTGCGGATTTAGTGCACTGTATACTTCTGCCGGTGTGATTTTGAACTCCATCTATGGAAGGAGGGTCCTCCCCCTCTGA
- a CDS encoding winged helix-turn-helix domain-containing protein, with the protein MQEKPTEILLALRTGETYPSAIAKKVETTFAHAFNILSKLERMGLIISEEKGRKRLVRLTERGEELAILLEKLKGITEVIDAYIELEETYSQEVKGKLREEINKEKVVKRLGELRERMGSLAQREDEVGKGARKFLEKVEEVEREVKGLVVGEG; encoded by the coding sequence GTGCAAGAAAAACCCACTGAGATCCTATTAGCCCTAAGAACAGGGGAGACTTATCCCTCTGCCATAGCCAAAAAAGTGGAAACTACCTTTGCCCATGCTTTCAATATTCTATCGAAATTGGAAAGAATGGGGTTGATCATTTCCGAAGAGAAGGGAAGGAAAAGACTGGTAAGGTTAACAGAGAGAGGGGAAGAGTTAGCGATTTTGTTGGAAAAACTGAAAGGGATAACGGAAGTAATAGACGCCTACATTGAGTTGGAGGAGACTTATTCCCAAGAGGTGAAAGGAAAACTGAGAGAGGAGATAAACAAAGAAAAAGTGGTCAAGAGGCTGGGGGAACTCCGGGAAAGGATGGGTAGTTTGGCCCAGAGAGAAGACGAAGTGGGAAAAGGGGCTAGAAAGTTCTTGGAGAAGGTAGAGGAAGTGGAGAGAGAAGTGAAGGGATTAGTGGTTGGGGAGGGATGA